From Streptomyces sp. NBC_00775, one genomic window encodes:
- a CDS encoding alpha/beta hydrolase, translated as MTTNDAQQIERANATGRAPVVFVHGLWLLPSSWDRWAAHFEQAGYAPVALSWPDDPDTVEEANAHPEVLAGKTVGQVADHLEGLIGGLEKKPAVVGHSFGGLLTQILAGRGRSAASVAIDPAPFRGVLPLPISSLRSAAPVLGNPANRHRAVPLTYDQFRYGFANAVSEEEAKELYDTFAVPAPGAPLFQAATANFNPWTEAKVDTENPDRGPLLLISGEKDHTVPPAITNASFKKQLRNPGVTEIVEIMDRGHALTIDHGWQEVADTALEFVRRFV; from the coding sequence ATGACCACCAACGACGCACAACAGATCGAGCGAGCCAACGCCACCGGGCGCGCCCCGGTCGTCTTCGTCCACGGTCTGTGGCTGCTGCCGAGCAGCTGGGACCGGTGGGCCGCGCACTTCGAGCAGGCCGGATACGCACCGGTCGCGCTGTCCTGGCCCGACGACCCCGACACGGTCGAGGAGGCCAACGCCCATCCGGAGGTACTCGCCGGCAAGACGGTCGGGCAGGTCGCCGACCACCTGGAGGGGCTCATCGGCGGGCTGGAGAAGAAGCCCGCCGTGGTCGGTCACTCCTTCGGCGGACTCCTCACCCAGATTCTGGCCGGACGCGGGCGGTCCGCCGCCTCGGTGGCGATCGACCCGGCGCCGTTCCGGGGCGTCCTGCCCCTGCCGATCTCGTCCCTGCGCTCCGCCGCACCCGTCCTGGGCAACCCGGCCAACCGGCACCGGGCCGTCCCGCTCACCTACGACCAGTTCCGGTACGGCTTCGCGAACGCGGTCAGCGAGGAGGAGGCCAAGGAGCTGTACGACACCTTCGCGGTGCCCGCGCCGGGCGCGCCGCTCTTCCAGGCCGCCACCGCGAACTTCAATCCCTGGACCGAGGCGAAGGTCGACACCGAGAACCCGGACCGCGGCCCTCTGCTGCTCATCTCGGGCGAGAAGGACCACACCGTGCCCCCGGCGATCACCAACGCCTCCTTCAAGAAGCAGCTGCGCAATCCCGGCGTCACCGAGATCGTGGAGATCATGGACCGCGGGCACGCGCTGACCATCGACCACGGCTGGCAGGAGGTCGCCGACACGGCACTGGAGTTCGTCCGCCGCTTCGTCTGA
- a CDS encoding alpha-amylase family glycosyl hydrolase has protein sequence MTSFRPAPAWLADAVFYQIYPQSFADSNGDGIGDFNGIAERLDHLAWLGVNTVWLNPCFASPFRDAGYDVRDYLSAAPRYGSNDELARLVDEAGRRGIRVLLDLVAGHTSDEHPWFKAAAGDPADDRYIWAPEGTPDGFVPSPGTRPGAYLPNFFAFQPALNFGYARENPAEPWRHPVDAEGPRANRAALRAVMDHWLGLGLSGFRVDMAASLVKDDPGKTETARVWRELRHWLDGAHPDAVLLSEWGEPEVSVRAGFHADFFLQFGGPTDGLALRSLWSNSEGTVNEAWDPLDCFFDPDGKGSPRPFLKTWEQAAAALGDSGFISLPTANHDFSRLNCGPRTAGQLPAAFAFQLTWPTLPAIYYGDEIGMRYVPGLPDKEGSVLGPRYNRAGSRTPMQWDDSPGAGFSTAPSDRLYLPLDPSPERPTVAAQLADDTSLLHHVRRLIALRTSTPELGPGGSVEVLHAGYPFVYVRGGRYLVVVNPRRDAASHDVDGARDAGALEASGVHIEGATITAGGFAYGIFDLRSAD, from the coding sequence ATGACCTCGTTCCGTCCCGCCCCCGCATGGCTGGCCGACGCCGTCTTCTACCAGATCTACCCGCAGTCGTTCGCCGACTCGAACGGCGACGGCATCGGCGACTTCAACGGGATCGCCGAGCGCCTCGACCACCTCGCGTGGCTGGGCGTCAACACCGTGTGGCTCAACCCCTGTTTCGCCTCACCGTTCCGCGACGCCGGGTACGACGTCCGCGACTACCTGAGCGCCGCGCCCCGCTACGGCTCGAACGACGAGCTCGCCAGGCTGGTCGACGAAGCGGGCCGCCGCGGCATCCGCGTACTGCTGGACCTCGTGGCGGGTCACACCTCCGACGAGCACCCGTGGTTCAAGGCCGCGGCCGGCGATCCGGCCGACGACCGGTACATCTGGGCGCCCGAGGGCACCCCCGACGGTTTCGTCCCCTCCCCCGGGACCCGTCCGGGCGCGTACCTCCCGAACTTCTTCGCCTTCCAGCCCGCCCTCAACTTCGGCTACGCGCGCGAGAATCCGGCCGAGCCCTGGCGCCACCCGGTCGACGCGGAAGGCCCGCGCGCCAACCGGGCGGCCCTGCGCGCGGTCATGGACCACTGGCTGGGCCTCGGCCTGTCCGGTTTCCGCGTCGACATGGCCGCGTCGCTCGTGAAGGACGACCCCGGCAAGACGGAAACCGCCAGGGTCTGGAGGGAGTTGCGCCACTGGCTGGACGGCGCGCATCCGGACGCGGTGCTGCTCTCGGAGTGGGGCGAGCCCGAGGTGTCCGTCCGCGCGGGCTTCCACGCGGACTTCTTCCTCCAGTTCGGCGGCCCCACGGACGGCCTCGCCCTGCGCTCGCTGTGGAGCAACTCCGAGGGCACGGTCAACGAGGCCTGGGACCCGCTCGACTGCTTCTTCGACCCGGACGGTAAGGGCTCGCCCCGCCCCTTCCTCAAGACCTGGGAGCAGGCCGCCGCAGCCCTCGGCGACAGCGGCTTCATCTCCCTGCCCACCGCCAACCACGACTTCTCCCGCCTCAACTGCGGCCCCCGCACGGCCGGCCAACTCCCCGCCGCCTTCGCCTTCCAGCTCACCTGGCCGACCCTTCCGGCGATCTACTACGGCGACGAGATCGGCATGCGCTACGTCCCGGGCCTGCCCGACAAGGAGGGCAGCGTCCTCGGCCCCCGCTACAACCGCGCGGGCTCCCGCACCCCCATGCAGTGGGACGACAGCCCGGGCGCCGGTTTCTCCACTGCCCCGTCCGACCGCCTCTACCTCCCCCTCGATCCTTCCCCGGAGCGCCCGACGGTCGCCGCCCAACTCGCCGACGACACCTCCCTCCTGCATCACGTACGCCGCCTGATCGCGCTCCGCACCAGCACACCCGAGCTGGGCCCGGGCGGCTCGGTGGAGGTACTGCACGCCGGGTACCCGTTCGTGTACGTGCGGGGCGGGCGGTACCTCGTGGTCGTCAACCCGCGGCGGGATGCGGCGAGTCACGACGTCGACGGCGCCCGGGACGCCGGGGCCCTGGAGGCCTCCGGCGTCCACATCGAGGGCGCGACGATCACCGCGGGCGGATTCGCGTACGGGATCTTCGACCTCCGGTCCGCGGACTAG
- a CDS encoding SDR family NAD(P)-dependent oxidoreductase has translation MTLRGRTALITGGGGPLGRAFALALAGAGARVILVGRSEQALADAATRVVKEGGRARTAVCDVSDPDSVRALAAELADEDVSLLVNNAGVAGPVKPLTDIEPDEWDDVFAANVRGVYLLCRAFLPPMIAAGRGDIVNIASVSGKRPLLNRTPYTASKMALLGLTRTLAGEVGPHGVSVNSLSPGPVRGPRMDRNFRLTAELTGTTVQDAERDFASRAALNRLVEEDEVARALVAMLAMPGLCGADIDLSAGMIAPA, from the coding sequence ATGACGCTGCGCGGGCGTACGGCGCTGATCACGGGCGGCGGCGGACCGCTGGGGCGGGCCTTCGCGCTCGCCCTGGCGGGAGCCGGCGCCCGGGTGATCCTCGTGGGCCGGAGCGAACAGGCCCTCGCCGACGCGGCGACCCGGGTGGTCAAGGAGGGCGGCCGGGCCCGGACGGCGGTGTGCGACGTCTCCGATCCGGACTCGGTGCGGGCCCTGGCTGCGGAACTCGCCGACGAGGACGTGTCGTTGCTCGTCAACAACGCCGGCGTCGCGGGCCCGGTGAAGCCGCTCACGGACATCGAACCGGACGAGTGGGACGACGTGTTCGCGGCCAACGTACGCGGCGTCTACCTGCTGTGCCGCGCCTTCCTGCCGCCGATGATCGCGGCCGGGCGCGGAGACATCGTCAACATCGCCTCCGTGAGCGGCAAACGGCCCCTGCTCAACCGGACCCCGTACACCGCCTCCAAGATGGCACTGCTCGGCCTGACCCGGACACTCGCGGGAGAGGTCGGACCCCACGGCGTGTCCGTCAACTCCCTTTCCCCGGGCCCGGTTCGGGGTCCGCGCATGGACCGCAACTTCCGCCTGACGGCCGAACTCACCGGCACCACCGTGCAGGACGCCGAGCGGGACTTCGCCTCGCGCGCCGCCCTGAACCGGCTGGTGGAGGAGGACGAGGTCGCCCGCGCGCTGGTGGCGATGCTCGCCATGCCGGGGCTGTGCGGGGCGGACATCGACCTGTCGGCGGGGATGATCGCCCCGGCGTAG
- a CDS encoding sensor histidine kinase, giving the protein MTRTGFVHQALCYGSDDEFLEGTLEFARDGLAAGDAVLAVVKNHNIALLEQALGSRSGDVQFVDADDWYGYPSRTLGQYHAYCADHGGDRRVRVIGEPVWAGRTDFEAREWMRYESLLNVAFAHSAHWILCPYDTRTLPADVLRTATRTHPELALGARISAPSGRYADPADFYAECDAALPADPLPEGCDDCDDIRFARGRSAAVRGALAAYARRSGMPEQRTHDMVAAVHEVLVNAVRFGGGGGVLRLRRDPDYVICEVADGGARNWAMPARFPGHLPPDARAVGGHGMWVVRQLSDLVAEDLGPTGSTVRMYFRRPGEFIRPPAV; this is encoded by the coding sequence ATGACCCGCACCGGGTTCGTCCACCAGGCGCTCTGCTACGGCTCGGACGACGAATTCCTCGAAGGAACCCTGGAGTTCGCCCGCGACGGCCTGGCCGCGGGCGACGCCGTCCTCGCCGTCGTCAAGAACCACAACATCGCCCTCCTCGAACAGGCCCTCGGCAGCCGCTCCGGCGACGTCCAGTTCGTCGACGCCGACGACTGGTACGGCTATCCGTCCCGCACCCTGGGGCAGTACCACGCGTACTGCGCGGACCACGGCGGGGACCGCCGCGTCCGCGTCATCGGCGAACCGGTCTGGGCGGGCCGCACGGACTTCGAGGCACGCGAGTGGATGCGCTACGAATCGCTGCTCAATGTCGCCTTCGCGCACTCCGCCCACTGGATCCTGTGCCCCTACGACACCCGCACACTCCCCGCCGACGTCCTGCGCACCGCGACCCGCACCCACCCCGAACTCGCCCTCGGCGCCCGCATATCGGCTCCCAGCGGACGCTACGCCGACCCGGCCGACTTCTACGCCGAATGCGACGCCGCCCTCCCGGCGGATCCGTTGCCCGAGGGCTGCGACGACTGCGACGACATCCGCTTCGCACGCGGCCGGTCGGCGGCCGTGCGTGGTGCCCTCGCCGCGTACGCCCGCCGTTCGGGGATGCCCGAGCAGCGGACGCACGACATGGTGGCGGCGGTGCACGAGGTACTGGTCAACGCGGTGCGGTTCGGCGGCGGTGGCGGTGTGCTGCGGCTGCGCAGGGACCCCGACTACGTGATCTGCGAGGTTGCCGACGGCGGTGCGCGCAACTGGGCGATGCCCGCGCGGTTCCCCGGCCATCTGCCGCCCGATGCGCGGGCCGTGGGCGGCCACGGGATGTGGGTGGTACGGCAGTTGAGCGATCTCGTCGCCGAGGACCTCGGGCCCACGGGATCCACCGTACGCATGTACTTCCGTCGCCCCGGTGAGTTCATCCGGCCGCCGGCAGTGTGA
- a CDS encoding alpha/beta fold hydrolase: protein MSTFTTSDGTDIFYKDWGSGQPVVFSHGWPLNGDAWDGQMRLVAENGFRAVAHDRRGHGRSGQPWQGNHMDQYADDLAELIETLNLSDVILVGHSTGGGEVARYIGRHGTARVAKAVLLGAVPPLMLKTDANPEGTPIDAFDGIRAGVEADRSQFYWDLSEAFYGYNRPGATESEGVRRAFWLWSMQVGLKGAYDCIKQFSETDFTEDLARIDVPTLVAHGDDDQIVPIAAAALKTAQLVKDATLKVYPGAPHGLVGEFEQAFNADLLDFIRG from the coding sequence ATGAGCACGTTCACCACTTCCGACGGCACGGACATCTTCTACAAGGACTGGGGCAGCGGGCAGCCCGTCGTCTTCAGCCACGGCTGGCCGCTCAACGGCGACGCGTGGGACGGGCAGATGAGGCTGGTCGCCGAGAACGGCTTCCGGGCCGTCGCGCACGACCGGCGGGGGCACGGCCGCTCCGGGCAGCCGTGGCAGGGCAACCACATGGACCAGTACGCCGACGACCTGGCCGAGCTCATCGAGACGCTCAACCTCAGCGACGTGATTCTGGTGGGCCACTCGACCGGCGGCGGCGAGGTGGCCCGCTACATCGGCCGGCACGGCACCGCGCGGGTCGCCAAGGCGGTCCTGCTGGGAGCGGTCCCACCACTGATGCTGAAGACGGACGCGAACCCGGAGGGCACGCCCATCGACGCCTTCGACGGCATCCGGGCCGGCGTCGAGGCGGACCGTTCGCAGTTCTACTGGGACCTCAGCGAGGCCTTCTACGGGTACAACCGCCCCGGCGCCACCGAGTCCGAGGGCGTACGCCGGGCGTTCTGGCTGTGGAGCATGCAGGTCGGGCTCAAGGGCGCGTACGACTGCATCAAGCAGTTCTCGGAGACCGACTTCACCGAGGACCTGGCCCGTATCGACGTGCCGACGCTCGTCGCGCACGGTGACGACGACCAGATCGTGCCGATCGCCGCCGCGGCCCTGAAGACGGCCCAGCTCGTCAAGGACGCCACGCTCAAGGTGTACCCGGGCGCTCCGCACGGCCTGGTGGGCGAGTTCGAGCAGGCCTTCAACGCCGATCTGCTGGACTTCATCCGCGGATGA
- a CDS encoding ATP-binding protein: MAASVRNGRSGNLPAEANVFIGRTAELAEISGLLGHTRLVTLTGPGGVGKSRLAVRAAHAARRAFPGGMWLVELSELRNPDLLTNAVAQATRLTEQTLRPLLEGLCEHLAGAPPLLLLDTCEHVLDECARVVQELLGHVPELRVLATSRQPLGVPGEHLLTVAPLPLGEWDDAVALFAARASAAVPSFTLTDANRAGVAAVCARLDGIPLALELAAVRLRGFPLDRLLEGLDSRFDLLVSPARPRLARHQTLRTAIGWSHELCTPLERLLWARLSVFAGGWDVEAAEFVCHGGPLDAEEILALLASLTEKSIVTREGDGAAVRYRMLDTVRSFGAEWLGGLGEEEAVRRRHRDYFRWTARQGEAEWLGPGQRMWAERLTAEHANVRLAMEECLTAAEPETALELAGTLWYFWFACGFTEEGRGYLERALRRTHGLGPEHTLAIWTHRLVTVVPDDLDAAESVSAAYVWLAEERQLPVPALPLTGASLAVRGESARSAVLYGSAPQWPGGGGGAEFYQLLTLAVQAYLLAGQGAFERCAVVAERLRADCAKRGELWMRAWGDFFVSLSGIGLGRPDEALRTGREALAAKWRVHDRLGAAAVTDLLVAAQACRGEPLLAAQLLGVSRRLWYAAGLPRLGNSETTVFRREYVRRLRAALGNARFTEAVREGHELGPDAAVTLALGGAPDPV; the protein is encoded by the coding sequence ATGGCGGCCTCAGTGCGTAACGGCAGGTCCGGCAATCTGCCCGCCGAGGCCAACGTCTTCATCGGGCGCACGGCCGAACTGGCGGAAATATCAGGCCTGTTGGGTCACACCCGCCTCGTCACGCTCACTGGCCCCGGAGGTGTCGGCAAGTCACGGCTCGCAGTCAGGGCCGCGCATGCCGCACGCCGGGCGTTCCCGGGCGGGATGTGGCTCGTGGAGCTGTCGGAGCTGCGGAACCCGGATCTGCTCACCAATGCCGTGGCGCAGGCGACCCGGCTGACCGAGCAGACCCTGCGGCCGCTTCTGGAGGGGCTCTGCGAGCATCTCGCCGGGGCCCCGCCGCTCCTGCTCCTCGACACCTGCGAGCACGTACTCGACGAGTGCGCGCGCGTGGTGCAGGAACTCCTCGGACACGTACCGGAGTTGCGTGTGCTGGCCACCAGCCGGCAGCCGCTGGGCGTGCCCGGCGAGCACCTGCTGACGGTGGCACCGCTGCCGCTCGGCGAATGGGACGACGCGGTGGCGCTGTTCGCGGCGCGCGCCTCGGCGGCCGTGCCGTCGTTCACGCTGACCGACGCCAACCGGGCGGGTGTGGCCGCCGTCTGCGCCCGCCTCGACGGGATTCCGCTGGCCCTGGAGCTCGCCGCGGTCCGGCTACGCGGTTTCCCCCTCGACCGGCTCTTGGAGGGACTCGACTCGCGCTTCGACCTGCTCGTCTCACCCGCCAGGCCACGGCTGGCCCGTCATCAGACGCTGCGTACGGCGATCGGCTGGAGCCATGAGCTGTGCACCCCGCTGGAGCGGCTGCTGTGGGCACGCCTTTCGGTGTTCGCGGGCGGCTGGGACGTGGAGGCCGCCGAATTCGTCTGCCACGGCGGCCCGTTGGACGCCGAGGAGATCCTCGCGCTGCTCGCCTCGCTCACCGAGAAGTCGATCGTGACCCGCGAGGGCGACGGCGCGGCCGTCCGCTACCGGATGCTCGACACGGTCCGTTCGTTCGGCGCCGAGTGGCTCGGCGGCCTCGGCGAGGAGGAGGCGGTACGCCGCCGCCATCGCGACTACTTCCGCTGGACCGCCCGGCAGGGCGAGGCCGAGTGGCTCGGCCCCGGCCAGCGGATGTGGGCCGAGCGGCTCACCGCGGAGCACGCGAATGTGCGGCTCGCGATGGAGGAGTGCCTGACGGCGGCGGAGCCGGAGACCGCGCTCGAACTCGCGGGCACGCTCTGGTACTTCTGGTTCGCCTGCGGCTTCACCGAGGAGGGGCGCGGCTATCTGGAGCGGGCGCTGCGCCGGACCCACGGCCTCGGCCCGGAGCACACGCTCGCCATCTGGACGCATCGCCTGGTCACCGTCGTACCCGACGACCTGGACGCCGCGGAGTCCGTGAGCGCCGCTTATGTGTGGCTGGCCGAGGAACGCCAACTACCGGTACCAGCACTGCCGTTGACCGGCGCGAGCCTGGCGGTGCGCGGGGAGTCGGCGCGGTCGGCGGTGCTGTACGGGAGCGCTCCGCAGTGGCCCGGGGGTGGCGGAGGCGCGGAGTTCTACCAGTTGCTGACGCTCGCCGTACAGGCGTATCTGCTGGCCGGCCAGGGCGCCTTCGAGCGGTGTGCGGTGGTGGCGGAGCGGCTGCGCGCGGACTGCGCGAAACGCGGGGAGCTGTGGATGCGGGCCTGGGGAGACTTCTTCGTCTCGCTCTCCGGCATCGGCCTGGGCCGCCCGGACGAGGCGCTGCGTACCGGGCGCGAGGCGCTGGCCGCGAAGTGGCGCGTGCACGATCGGCTCGGTGCCGCCGCGGTCACGGACTTGCTGGTGGCCGCGCAGGCGTGCCGGGGTGAGCCGCTGCTCGCCGCGCAGCTCCTCGGCGTCAGCAGACGCCTCTGGTACGCGGCCGGGCTCCCCCGGCTCGGCAACTCCGAGACGACCGTCTTCCGCAGGGAGTACGTACGCCGGCTCCGCGCGGCCCTCGGCAACGCCCGTTTCACCGAAGCGGTGCGCGAGGGACACGAGTTGGGGCCGGACGCGGCGGTGACGCTGGCGCTGGGCGGGGCGCCGGACCCGGTGTGA
- a CDS encoding MEDS domain-containing protein translates to MEAVPALRAVGQMRPGDHLLLGYDTDEERETVLAAFLLDGLASGQRGLVLTPGDIPAGLALSFLEAYGCPVDEEVAVGRLAVDPQLATPEGLWDLDEVIRREARRAVADGFLGLRVSMEVLCGRAGKSLKTLHDSELLLDPVFASLPVLGVCQYDRRVFDEEELIPLDVLHHGRVAADLVWHDELLSITRTFAPPGLALAGEIDDTNVTAVARALHAETARARGRTANGVRTRLDLRDLRFVDVGALRLLVFSALGLYAAGGTLVLHGVAPHVQRVMRVTGWDRVPGLRIEQGDREARGEPPP, encoded by the coding sequence ATGGAAGCCGTACCGGCGCTGCGAGCCGTCGGGCAGATGCGTCCCGGAGACCATCTGCTGCTCGGCTACGACACGGACGAGGAGCGCGAGACCGTACTCGCCGCGTTCCTCCTCGACGGACTGGCCAGCGGGCAGCGCGGGCTGGTGCTGACGCCGGGGGACATTCCGGCGGGCCTGGCCCTGTCCTTCCTGGAGGCGTACGGCTGCCCCGTGGACGAGGAGGTCGCGGTGGGCAGGCTGGCGGTCGACCCGCAGCTGGCCACCCCCGAGGGGCTGTGGGACCTGGACGAGGTGATCCGCCGGGAGGCCCGGCGCGCGGTCGCCGACGGCTTCCTCGGTCTGCGCGTCAGCATGGAGGTGTTGTGCGGCCGGGCGGGCAAGAGCCTCAAGACGCTGCACGACAGCGAGCTCCTCCTCGACCCCGTCTTCGCCTCTCTGCCCGTGCTCGGCGTCTGCCAGTACGACCGGCGCGTCTTCGACGAGGAGGAGCTGATCCCGCTCGACGTACTGCACCATGGCAGGGTCGCCGCCGACCTCGTCTGGCACGACGAACTGCTCTCCATCACCCGCACTTTCGCACCACCCGGACTGGCACTCGCCGGGGAGATCGACGACACGAACGTCACCGCCGTCGCCCGCGCCCTGCACGCCGAGACGGCCCGCGCCCGCGGCCGCACCGCGAACGGTGTCCGCACCCGGCTGGACCTGCGCGACCTGCGTTTCGTCGACGTCGGCGCGCTGCGTCTGCTGGTCTTCTCGGCCCTCGGCCTGTACGCGGCGGGCGGCACCCTCGTCCTGCACGGCGTCGCCCCGCACGTCCAGCGGGTGATGCGGGTGACCGGCTGGGACCGGGTGCCCGGCCTGCGGATCGAACAAGGAGACCGAGAAGCACGAGGAGAGCCCCCGCCATGA
- a CDS encoding class I SAM-dependent methyltransferase encodes MFTPQGPTLRELAVQALSSVEHGYDLLAPKFDHTPFRTPESILDAVGGALRPMGPFESGLDLCCGTGAGMDVLATLCRESVTGVDISAGMLTVGRERLPAGDPPSVIGEPGPSVAWVRGDARALPFGRVFDLVVSFGAFGHFLPRELLGLFAQVHSVLRPGGRFAFPVTAPPRPSSPWYWALLGFDAAMRVRNVLWRPPFVMYYRAFRLGDVQRELAWAGFAVELHALPEFGYRRDGSPRCRMVVATRSGGATPV; translated from the coding sequence ATGTTCACCCCGCAAGGTCCCACCCTCCGGGAGCTGGCAGTCCAGGCCCTTTCGTCCGTCGAACACGGCTACGACCTGCTGGCGCCGAAGTTCGACCACACACCGTTCCGGACACCGGAGTCGATCCTCGACGCGGTGGGAGGAGCGCTGCGGCCCATGGGGCCGTTCGAGAGCGGGCTCGATCTGTGCTGCGGCACAGGGGCGGGCATGGACGTCCTGGCGACGCTGTGCCGGGAGAGCGTCACCGGGGTCGACATCAGTGCCGGGATGCTGACGGTCGGGCGTGAGCGGTTGCCTGCCGGCGACCCGCCGTCCGTCATTGGGGAGCCCGGCCCGTCGGTCGCCTGGGTGCGCGGCGACGCCCGCGCCCTCCCCTTCGGCCGCGTGTTCGACCTGGTCGTGAGCTTCGGCGCCTTCGGGCACTTCCTGCCGCGTGAGCTGCTGGGCCTGTTCGCCCAGGTCCACTCCGTGCTGCGCCCCGGCGGGCGTTTCGCGTTCCCGGTCACGGCCCCGCCCCGGCCGAGCTCGCCCTGGTACTGGGCCCTGCTGGGTTTCGACGCGGCGATGCGGGTGCGCAATGTCCTCTGGCGTCCGCCGTTCGTCATGTACTACCGGGCGTTCCGCCTGGGCGACGTACAGCGGGAGCTGGCATGGGCCGGCTTCGCGGTGGAGCTCCACGCCCTGCCCGAGTTCGGGTATCGGCGGGACGGCAGCCCGCGATGCCGGATGGTCGTGGCCACGCGGAGCGGTGGCGCGACGCCCGTCTAG
- a CDS encoding SDR family oxidoreductase, which translates to MNITGATALVTGANRGLGRAFALALLERGAHTVYAAARDPRTVTDPGLTPIELDITDPAAVAAAAERCADTGLLINNAGIVRGGSLLTAESLDGARAELETNLFGTLAMSRAFAPVLAKNGGGALVNMLSVLSWHTIPGIGAYGVSKAAAWSMTNAIREELREQGTLTVGVHAAFIDTDMAATVDGPKISAADVARQVLDAVEAGREEVLADDITRQVKAALSGGVPDGV; encoded by the coding sequence ATGAACATCACCGGAGCCACCGCGCTCGTCACCGGCGCCAACCGTGGACTGGGGCGCGCCTTCGCGCTCGCGCTCCTGGAGCGGGGCGCGCACACCGTGTACGCGGCCGCCCGCGACCCGAGGACCGTGACCGACCCTGGCCTCACGCCCATTGAGCTGGACATCACCGACCCGGCCGCCGTCGCCGCGGCCGCGGAGCGGTGCGCGGACACCGGCCTCCTCATCAACAACGCCGGTATCGTGCGCGGCGGTTCGCTCCTCACCGCCGAATCGCTCGACGGAGCGCGTGCCGAGCTGGAGACGAACCTCTTCGGCACGCTCGCCATGAGCCGCGCCTTCGCCCCCGTGCTCGCCAAGAACGGCGGCGGCGCCCTGGTCAACATGCTCTCCGTGCTGTCGTGGCACACGATCCCGGGCATCGGCGCGTACGGCGTGTCCAAGGCGGCCGCGTGGTCGATGACGAACGCGATCCGCGAAGAGCTGCGCGAGCAGGGCACGTTGACGGTGGGCGTGCACGCCGCGTTCATCGACACGGACATGGCGGCCACGGTCGACGGGCCGAAGATCAGCGCCGCCGACGTCGCCCGCCAGGTCCTCGACGCCGTCGAGGCCGGCCGCGAGGAAGTGCTCGCCGACGACATCACCCGCCAGGTCAAGGCCGCGCTGTCCGGCGGGGTGCCCGATGGCGTCTGA
- a CDS encoding helix-turn-helix transcriptional regulator: MESVNPQARATEPMVRVRPTGEARVDLPCSLGWIAAARGDDERTRAYGTAVEQWAHPRDSGLHLALSAMALVEAAPALPGVERWPFDHARVRPAFGALHRRRRRPGDGRPELRRAAGVTTERTPDGAGAPLTAQQLEVARLAASGLSNKEIGARLYPSPRTVGAHLYRIFPKLGITSRSALRDALDSLRRTGKEGTMTSAHTRPGR; this comes from the coding sequence CTGGAGTCGGTGAATCCCCAGGCGCGGGCGACCGAGCCGATGGTGCGGGTGCGGCCAACGGGTGAGGCCAGGGTGGATCTGCCGTGCTCTCTGGGGTGGATCGCCGCCGCGCGCGGGGACGACGAGCGCACCCGCGCGTACGGCACAGCGGTCGAGCAGTGGGCGCACCCGCGCGACAGCGGGCTGCATCTGGCCCTGTCGGCGATGGCACTGGTCGAGGCGGCGCCGGCGCTGCCGGGTGTCGAGCGGTGGCCCTTCGACCACGCGCGGGTCCGGCCGGCCTTCGGCGCCCTGCACCGGCGCCGGCGGCGGCCCGGCGACGGTCGGCCCGAGCTGCGACGCGCCGCCGGAGTCACCACGGAACGCACGCCGGACGGCGCCGGGGCCCCGCTGACCGCGCAGCAGCTCGAAGTCGCCCGGCTGGCCGCCTCGGGCCTGAGCAACAAGGAGATCGGCGCCAGGCTCTATCCGTCACCACGGACGGTGGGCGCCCACCTGTACCGGATCTTCCCCAAGCTGGGCATCACCTCGCGCTCCGCGCTGCGCGACGCGCTGGACTCTCTGAGGCGCACGGGAAAGGAGGGGACTATGACGTCAGCACATACCCGTCCGGGGCGGTAA